One genomic segment of Bombyx mori chromosome W, ASM3026992v2 includes these proteins:
- the LOC134201726 gene encoding uncharacterized protein K02A2.6-like produces MQRTTAQAVISVLRDLWSKFGLPKQTVSDNGPPFSSSDFQKFLIHNGIKHIYSAPYHPASNGAAENAVKICKRAIKKALKQNLNVDTALCRFLLAYRNTEHATTGDSPANILQGRSLRMRLDNLKPERQSRVIAQQERSEQNAGGVQRQLEPGTKVWYRDYRGLDKWVPGTILKQLGSRDYCVRSSFGTENHRHVDQLKLRVTKNIDKVDTFASIRKNISPELIVQNLDLRTQSRKSLSFPMTSGEEPVAVVNDSGKSSSPPKNSTPAQDAVSPIRGSPMRPAVPIDKRACSTGGKSINENVTPKRERPVRIRKPPVRYGFEEID; encoded by the coding sequence ATGCAGAGGACAACGGCACAAGCGGTTATATCGGTACTGCGGGACTTGTGGTCAAAATTCGGCCTGCCAAAGCAAACGGTCAGTGACAATGGACCGCCTTTCTCGAGCTCTGATTTTCAGAAGTTTCTGATTCATAATggcataaaacatatttattcagCTCCCTATCATCCCGCCTCTAATGGGGCCGCTGAAAACGCAGTTAAAATTTGTAAACGTGCGATTAAAAAGGCATTAAAACAGAATTTAAACGTAGATACAGCTCTGTGTAGATTTTTATTAGCCTATAGAAATACAGAACATGCAACTACCGGCGATAGTCCAGCCAATATATTACAGGGTCGAAGTCTCCGTATGagattagataatttaaaaccaGAAAGGCAATCCCGAGTTATCGCGCAACAAGAGCGGAGCGAGCAAAACGCAGGGGGTGTGCAGCGACAACTCGAGCCGGGCACTAAGGTGTGGTATCGGGATTATCGAGGTCTGGATAAATGGGTACCTGGGACGATCCTCAAGCAATTAGGTAGTCGTGATTACTGTGTACGATCTAGTTTTGGAACCGAGAATCATAGGCACGTCGATCAGCTAAAATTAAGggttacaaaaaatatagataaagtTGATACCTTTGCGTCGATTCGTAAAAATATAAGTCCCGAACTGATCGTGCAAAATTTAGACTTAAGAACACAATCACGTAAGTCGCTATCATTTCCCATGACAAGTGGCGAGGAACCAGTGGCGGTGGTCAACGATTCGGGGAAGAGTAGTTCACCACCAAAAAATAGCACACCGGCACAGGATGCTGTATCGCCTATTCGTGGCAGCCCTATGAGACCCGCTGTGCCGATAGACAAGAGAGCATgtagtactggtggtaagagTATCAATGAAAATGTGACACCCAAACGTGAACGTCCTGTAAGAATACGCAAGCCACCAGTTAGATATGGATTCGAGGAAATagattaa
- the LOC134201724 gene encoding uncharacterized protein LOC134201724 — MLEQQIITPSKSPWSSPIWVVPKKEDSTGKKRWRIVIDYRKLNDITIGENYPIPQINEILDQLGQSKYFTTLDLASGFHQIQMSPIDAPKTAFSVPQGHFQFNRMPFGLKNAPATFQRTMNTVLSGLQGIHCFVYLDDIVIYSYDLPSHIEKLNLVFNKLRNFRLKLQPDKCEFLRKEVAYLGHVISGEGVKPNPEKIKAVTQFPVPTCAKDIKSFLGLASYYRRFIPEFSKHAKSLTNLLKKDVPFIWTNTQQLSFELLKEKLVTAPVLIYPDFTKPFVLTCDASNYAISAILSQGAVGKDQPIAFASRTLNKAECNYSVTEKECLAIVYGTKTFRPYLFGRQFTIITDHKPLNWLFNCKDPGSRLVRWRLKLEEYNYEIQYRKGKTNTNADALSRYPLNPLQRQVDDNHSENGLPDDHPESALRSNTSDPARTEEEVPPQCSSQPDIGNYDLPDLQLPDDFILPEDLDLPDDFDIPSPPSSESCNDDDTYSKCLKSINNKTMAFDTSIREHNENILKTNSKHIVIPTSIDLDESNRYISEIIGNIPDSKEFLALERTLYSFITIDKNDVKYYFLFIKVYHYDNTTYDDVFKSLKNLKSQFLISKINEFSITDFSNPFDCHAFFKIYNIISYLFHNTNISVHIYKNTIMYPSMSDITKILRENHDIPISGHLGSNRMLKRIQERYYWRNMRTDVENYVRSCVYCQANKALRQTNRAPMQITSTSTQPFERVALDIVGPLPEAGNIKLKFILTLQDDLTKYSAAYPISQATAEETSECLIHFISQFGIPKTILTDQGTNFTAELFKQTCSFLKIKQLWSTPYHPQTQGALERSHSTLKEYLKSFVDENQGNWPRYVYTAMLTYNTTVHSTTNFTPYELVFGHKAIIPSSIYDSSLESTYNSYVRVLQQRLRLSREKAIENILKSKTTSKTYYDKHTKIMKYKAGDMVYVKNHLRLRKALSPIWKGPYKVIRINGNNTLTILMNRRHVKYHYDEIKHA; from the coding sequence ATGCTGGAACAACAAATTATCACACCATCGAAATCCCCATGGTCATCCCCTATTTGGGTGGTACCCAAGAAAGAAGATTCCACAGGGAAAAAACGATGGAGAATCGTAATCGACTACCGAAAGTTAAACGATATCACTATTGGAGAAAATTACCCTATTCCTCAAATTAACGAAATTTTGGACCAATTAGGCCAAAGCAAATACTTTACAACTCTAGACCTTGCTTCCGGTTTTCATCAGATTCAGATGTCTCCAATTGATGCACCAAAAACTGCCTTTAGCGTACCGCAAGggcattttcaatttaataggATGCCCTTTGGGTTAAAGAATGCACCCGCCACTTTTCAAAGAACTATGAATACTGTATTGTCTGGACTACAAGGGATACACTGTTTTGTGTATCTTGATGATATTGTAATCTATTCATATGATCTTCCGTCTCACATTGAAAAGTTAAacctagtttttaataaacttcGAAATTTCCGTTTAAAACTCCAGCCCGATAAGTGTGAATTTTTAAGGAAGGAAGTCGCATATTTGGGTCATGTTATCAGTGGCGAAGGAGTTAAACCTAACCCAGAGAAAATTAAAGCTGTAACGCAATTTCCTGTGCCAACGTGTGCAAAAGATATAAAATCATTCCTAGGCTTAGCGTCATATTACCGAAGGTTCATACCTGAGTTTTCAAAGCATGCAAAATCATTGACAAACCTCTTAAAGAAAGATGTCCCATTTATTTGGACTAACACACAACAACTGTCATtcgaattattaaaagaaaaattagtaACAGCACCAGTTCTCATATACCCTGACTTCACAAAACCATTTGTTCTAACGTGTGATGCGTCGAACTACGCTATCTCAGCTATTCTCTCGCAAGGCGCAGTTGGTAAGGATCAACCTATAGCCTTTGCCTCCAGAACACTCAATAAAGCCGAATGCAATTATAGTGTTACCGAAAAGGAGTGCCTAGCTATTGTTTACGGAACTAAAACATTCCGACCCTACCTTTTTGGACGACAGTTCACCATAATTACCGACCACAAACCTTTAAATTGGCTTTTCAACTGTAAAGATCCCGGATCACGATTGGTCCGTTGGCGCTTGAAGCTGGAAGAATATAATTACGAAATCCAGTACAGAAAAGGCAAAACTAACACCAATGCAGACGCGCTCTCTCGATACCCATTAAATCCATTGCAAAGACAAGTAGACGATAATCATTCAGAAAATGGGCTACCTGACGATCATCCAGAATCGGCTCTTAGAAGCAATACTTCTGATCCCGCAAGAACTGAAGAAGAAGTTCCCCCTCAGTGCTCATCACAACCTGATATTGGAAACTATGACCTACCTGACCTGCAACTACCAGACGACTTTATTTTACCAGAAGACTTAGACCTCCCTGATGATTTTGATATTCCTAGTCCACCATCCTCCGAATCCTGTAATGATGACGATACTTACTCCAAATGCTTgaaatctataaataataaaacaatggcATTTGACACCAGTATCAGAGAACATAACGAAAACATTCTAAAAACAAATTCGAAGCACATCGTAATACCTACCTCTATTGACCTAGATGAGTCAAATCGGTACATATCTGAAATAATTGGCAACATCCCTGATTCTAAAGAATTCTTAGCATTAGAAAGAACTTTATATTCATTCATAACAATTGATAAGAACGATGTTAaatattacttcctatttatcaaagtttatcattatgacaatACAACTTATGACGACGTTTTCAAAAGCCTTAAAAACCTAAAGTCACAATTcttaatatcaaaaataaacgaATTCAGTATTACTGATTTTAGTAATCCTTTCGACTGTCACGccttctttaaaatatataatatcatatcatatctgTTTCATAATACAAATATTAGTGTACACATTTACAAGAACACCATAATGTACCCCTCTATGAGCGATATTACCAAAATTCTAAGGGAAAATCATGACATCCCTATTTCTGGCCACTTGGGTTCCAATAGGATGTTAAAGAGAATTCAAGAAAGGTACTATTGGCGGAATATGCGAACTGATGTTGAGAATTATGTCCGTAGCTGCGTATACTGCCAAGCTAATAAAGCACTGCGTCAGACGAACCGCGCTCCAATGCAAATAACTTCCACGTCTACCCAGCCGTTTGAGCGTGTCGCTTTAGACATAGTAGGCCCACTTCCTGAAGCTGGTAATATTAAATTGAAGTTCATCCTAACACTACAGGATGACCTCACAAAATACTCAGCTGCTTATCCAATATCTCAGGCCACAGCAGAAGAAACATCTGAATGTCTAATCCATTTCATCAGTCAGTTTGGTATtcctaaaactattttaacCGACCAGGGTACCAATTTTACAGCTGAACTGTTTAAACAAACTTGCAGCTTCCTAAAGATTAAACAGCTGTGGTCAACCCCTTACCATCCACAAACTCAAGGAGCACTAGAAAGGAGTCACTCGACTCTAAAAGAGTACTTAAAGTCATTTGTCGATGAAAATCAGGGCAATTGGCCTCGCTATGTGTACACGGCTATGCTTACTTATAATACTACCGTTCATTCTACTACCAACTTCACACCATATGAACTAGTCTTCGGTCACAAAGCCATTATACCATCTTCCATTTACGACTCTTCTTTGGAATCCACATATAACAGTTACGTTAGAGTCTTACAACAACGCTTACGCCTCTCTAGAGAAAAAGCTATAGAGAATATACTGAAGTCCAAAACTACATCTAAAACATATTATGATAAACACACAAAGATAATGAAGTATAAAGCAGGTGATATGGTATACGTCAAAAATCATTTACGGCTCCGCAAAGCTTTATCACCCATCTGGAAGGGACCCTATAAAGTCATTCGAATCAATGGCAATAACACACTTACCATACTGATGAACAGAAGACATGTAAAATACCATTATGACGAGATTAAACATGCTTAA
- the LOC134201725 gene encoding uncharacterized protein LOC134201725, whose translation MVFGGALARLFRGALGHPRITGGGAAILRTGAGLGDGVARRGESGETTTLGRDSVAALGCFGAVDGSTARARFLPRATTVVNPSEGPGSGPAADSNSISDSVSEPEPDAAQDAIDAGAGVGGDSGESGIAQQQARTVFEIQGRDASDSASRMHNNVAINATTTMSGNSQLTFATAATIFHKNASGPNGVAIGTVF comes from the exons atgGTTTTCGGTGGCGCGTTGGCCAGACTcttccgcggggccttggggcatccgcg GATTACGGGCGGGGGCGCGGCGATTTTACGGACGGGCGCGGGTTTAGGCGACGGAGTTGCGCGGCGGGGGGAGTCTGGTGAGACCACGACCTTGGGTCGCGACTCGGTCGCGGCCTTGGGCTGCTTCGGCGCCGtggacggttccacggcgcgggcgcgttttttgCCGCGCGCGACGACGGTAGTGAACCCATCCGAGGGTCCGGGTTCCGGGCCTGCGGCCGACTCAAACTCCATCTCCGACTCGGTGTCGGAGCCGGAGCCTGATGCCGCGCAAgacgcgatcgacgcgggcgcgggggtggggggggACAGCGGCGAGTCGGGGAT TGCACAACAACAAGCTCGAACTGTTTTTGAGATtcaaggtcgcgacgccagcgacaGCGCGTCGAGAATGCACAACAATGTCGCGATCAATGCGACAACGACAATGTCGGGCAACTCACAACTCACgttcgcgacggcagcgacaatttttcacaaaaacgcGTCCGGACCAAATGGTGTTGCAATCGGAACtgttttttga